The genomic stretch CACTTCAAAACTAAGTTTCCATACTTGAGGATTAATAGCTATGTCATCAAGGTTCGGTAAGATTGGCTCTGCGGATACTTGCATTAGTACATATCCTGCTAACGTAAACTTAATCGCGTTACCAACGATATTAAGTAGAATTTGGCGTAGTTTTGCCGCATCACCGTAAACATATTGAGGTACTTTAGGGGCTATATCGAGATATAGATCAATACCTTTATTGCTAGCCTTTACGGCAAACATATCGCGAATTGAATATAGTAAACGATACAAGTCGAAGGAGCTTTCCGTAAGATCAACCTGTCCTGATTCAATTTTGGATATTTCTAAAACATCATTAATCAATGACAGAAGATGTTCACCACTACGGCTAATGATATCGAGATGCTCTTTATGGGTTTTGACTAGAGAATGATCCCGAGAAATCAGATGGGTAAAGCCCAGAATCGCTGTTAGAGGAGTCCGTAACTCATGACTCATTTTGGCAATAAATTCACTCTTGGCACGATTCGCGATTTCTGCTTCGGTGACAGTTTTTTCTAGCTCTGCATTACGGTCGAGAACTAGTTGAGCGCTATCTAAAATTGCCTGCATTAGAATTCTCCGCATTTCTAATGCAGCTTCAATTTCTAATGGTTGCCAAGGTAGAGATTTGTAGCGTACAGTTTCAATCCATAGCTTGAATGATTGCCTTGGTGTATACCTACGTTCACCATTTTCGGTGATCGAGATCGGATTGCGTGATGCTCCAGCCCAATTCACAGTTTGGAACTGTTCAGGACGAAACCAAATAATATGATGGCACTTTTGTTTGATGACAATTGAAGCGATCGCAATACCACTAGCACTATCAATCATTTGCGAAGCCTGAGGATAGATATCTGGTAATGCGTTAGTAACGAAAATTTCTGGCGGTTGCGGATTTTGCTGAATAAACCAGTTAATTAGCGCTTTGACTTGATGTCGGGAGGGAGTTTTCCCAACTAAGGTCAGGCGATCGTCTAGTAAGATTGCGGCTCCTTGGGCGCAGACTAGATCTAGTAATTTATTTCTATTGTGTTCGAGGACTTGTTGTACAAAACCTAGCTCGCCTGAAAAAGCTTGACATAATTCTTCTTGAATTGATTTCACATGCACTTGATAGCGTGTAGTCTCGATTTCCTGTTGGCGCAATAGTTCAATTGAAGCAAATTGTCCGAAAAATTCACAGGCTTTACGAGTTTTATAATCTATATATTTAGGTGTGTAATTGTGACAAGCAATCAGTCCCCATAGCCGATGTTCGTTGCGGATAGAAATGGACATCGCTCCACTAACTTCCATATTTTCTAAATACTCAATATGTCCAGCCGCGACGCTGCGTAACCCCGCATAGGTTAGATCTAATGGCTCACCTGTAATTGGATGATTAGAGGGAATGATTGGCACGTTTTGATAGCTGACATCAGGAATAAATCTGACCCAATTTTGGGCAAAGATTTGACGAGCTTTTTGAGGAATATCCGATGCAGGGTAATGCAAGCCAAGATAGCTATCTAGCTGTGGTTCTTTGTCTTCAGCAATGACAATGCCGACTTGAGTAATGGGATCAAATTGATAGACCATTACACGGTCAAAACCATTGATTTCTCTGACTTTAGCTGCTAATAGTTGAGCAAATTCTGCAAGGGTATTGATCTGTCGCATCCGAGCCATAAATCCTTGCAACAGATGGTAAATTTCTATGGACTTGTGACTATGGGAACTATGACTGCGGCTCGCGTTGACATAAGGCTCTAGCTCTAAAATCAAAATGTTGGATTTGTTGCGATGTAAAATCCCATGAAATTTTTGAAAATGAAATGTTGATTTCTGCTCCGCATGATTGATCCGTACTTTTAACTCAAAGGGATTATTTACATCAAGGTTTTCTTGCTGACTATATTCAAAAATACGCTTTGTCTGAGTTTTAGAAAATAATGCGCTGAGATTTTTCCCTAGTAATGACTCAGGTGTAAAGCCAAAGTAGCTATCCACATTGGCACTTATTTGCAAGATTTTGAGATCTGGCTCTTGCAAGACAATCAATATGCCGTGGGGTTGAATATGCCCAGACAGATGAATTGGTTCGCGATCGCATTCAATTGGCTCTAATTCGGGGCGACTCATATCTTCATTTTCATCGCTACGGTTCAGATAGTTTTAAAATTTTTTGCCAATGTGATTCTGATACAGGTACAACTGAGAGCCGACTGATGCGAATGAGGTCAAAACCTTCAAAATCGGGGTCTTGTTTGATTTGGGCAAGGGTGACAGGCTGAGGTAGCGATCGCACTGCCTTGACATCAACGACAGCGCGTTTAGGATCATCTAACTTTGGATCAACATAGGGAAGACTTATCACTTCAGCAATGCCCATCGCACGGCGCTCATCGCCTGTGTGATAGATCAAGGCTAAATCCTTGGGTTGCATGGTGCGGATATGCTTGAGAGCTAGATTATTATTGACACCATCCCAAATGGTTTGGCGATCGCGTTCGAGATCGGCGTAGGAATAGACGTGGGGTTCACTTTTGAGAAGCCAATAAGCCATGATGTCAGTGTTTAAAACTCTATCGCCATTATAAAGCCCCAAAAGTACCGCAAAATTAAAAGAGAATCTTGGTGTGAGGCATCGCCATTCTCTTTTGCTAACATCAGTTCGGCGAAGGCGGAAAACGGAAAAAATCGCTTAGCGATTTTTTCCGTTTTCCGCCATTTGTGCGGCGCTTCGCGCCGCACAAATGGCGTTATCGAACTCACGTTTTGCTAGCCTTGTACGGTAAGCTGCGACATTAAAGTGTATTTAGTAAAACACAAGTAAAAGTTGTGTCGCTTATAATCAGGGATGCCCCATTTAAAATGTTTGATCTAAAACTTGGCATAAAATATTTGCTTAGCCCCTATGCACTGGTCTAAGTAACAAGTTATGCTTTAAGGTCTGCCTTCATGCAAAAACCTGAATGCAAGCTTAAATTTGTGGAATGAGCAAAATTCTATCAAGCAGATATTAGCAGTTATCCCACTGTTACTAAAAAGCTTTATTTAGAATTAACAATATAGCGTTTTTCAAGCAAGCGAGGTACAAGAGTTTGTTTTCCCGCCAAAGGCGGGAAAACAAACCTGTCCTTCACTAAACTAGTAAACGCTATATGCTGAGACAGTTATGAGGCAGCGATCGCTTTATAAATCTCAAAAATCTCATAATTTCAACCTATTTTTTTGATAGCAATAAATAATCCGATGGAAGTGAGCCGCGTGAATACAAGTCAGTCTAATCAGTCTGGTCAGTCTGGAACTGCTAATCTTATCCAAGGTCCATCTTGGCTAGTGGAAGAGCGTGATGCCTGTGGAGTGGGCTTTATTGCTGACAAGGAAGGGCGGGCTAGTCATAAAATTCTCAGCAATGCGCTCAAAGCTTTGACTTGTATGGAACATCGTGGCGGCTGTAGTGCAGACCAAGATTCGGGCGATGGTGCTGGTATCATGACCGCAATTCCTTGGGCTTTGTTACAAAAGGAAATTCCCGAAATCGATCCTGCCCATACCGCAGTGGGGATGTTTTTCTTCCCGCAGGAAGGCGATCGCACCGCCACTTGTCGTGAAATCACTGAAAGAATTGCAGAGGAAGAAGGACTAAAGCTCTTAAAATGGCGCGTTGTGCCTGTCAATCCAGAGGTATTAGGAATTCAGGCTCGTGAAAATCAGCCCCATATTGAGCAAGCTGCCTTTATTGCCGATGCCGATCATCAAAATACCGATCAACTCGAACGCGCCATTTATATCACCCGTCGTCGGATTAAGCTGGAAATTGAAAAGCTTTTCCCCACTGGTGGCAGTAACTTCTACATTGCGTCGCTATCAAATACCACAATTATCTACAAGGGCATGGTGCGATCGGCAATTCTAGATGCCTTTTATGCCGATCTCCAAAATCCTGATTATGTCTCAGCTTACGCTATCTATCACCGTCGCTTTAGCACCAATACTTTACCCAAATGGCCCCTTGCTCAGCCAATGCGGTTCCTCGGTCACAATGGCGAAATCAACACGATGCAGGGGAATACCAATTGGTTCTTAGCGCGTCAGGGTGATCTCTCCCATCCCAATTGGGTTGATGCTAAAGGCGATCGCATTAAGGATCTATTACCAGTTCTCAAGCCCAATGAGAGCGATTCCGCAACCTTGGATCACGTCTTTGAATTGCTGATTGAAACGGGTCACAGTCCCCTCGAAGCAATCATGATCCTTGTGCCAGAAGCCTATGAGAACCAACCAGATTTAAGCGATCGCCCCGAAATTGTCGATTTCTATGAATATTACAGTGGCTTGCAAGAGGCATGGGATGGTCCCGCCTTGCTCGCCTTTAGTGATGGCAAAATCGTTGGTGCGGCGCTGGATCGTAATGGTCTACGTCCTGCCCGTTATGTAATTACTAACGATGGCATGGTAATTGTTAGCTCCGAGGCAGGCACAGTTGACATTCCTGAAGCGGATATTGTCGAGAAGGGTCGCCTTGGTCCTGGACAAACGATCGCAGTTGATCTGCAAACCCATGAGATTTTACATAACTGGGATATTAAGCAACGGGTCGCAACTGTCCATCCCTACGGTGAATGGATTAAACAGTACCGCAAGAATCTGGAAGCCAAGCCCTTTGCAGAATCCCCTGCCCTTGATGAGCAAACTGTGCTAACTCACCAAACCGCCTTCGGTTACACCCTTGAAGATGTGGAAATGGTGATCGAAGCGATGGCTCAAGACGGTAAGGAGCCAGTTTTCTGTATGGGGGATGATGTGCCACTTGCCTTTCTATCCCAACGTCCTCACCTGCTCTATGACTACTTCAAGCAGCGCTTTGCACAGGTGACGAATCCACCGATCGATCCTCTGCGTGAAGGAACGGTCATGTCCTTGTCTATGTATTTGGGCGAAAGAGCGAATCTACTACTCGCCACGCCTGAAGCTGCCAACCAAATTAAGATCAGCAGTCCTGTCATTAATGAAACCGAGTTAGAGGAATTGCAGAACTTCGGTTTTGATAATGCCAAACTAGATATGCTCTTTCCTGTCGCTGCGGGTGCAAATGGACTCAAAGATGCGATCGCCAAGTTGACGAATAGTGCCGTTGCCGCAGTGCGTAGTGGCGCAAAGCTACTGATTTTAAGCGATCGCAACTTGAGCGCGGAAAACGCCTATATTCCACCATTGCTAGCTGTGGGAGCCGTGCATCATCGCCTTTGCGCTGAAGGCATTCGCATGAAGGCTTCGATTGTGGTGGATACAGCTCAATGCTGGAGTACACACCACTTTGCTTGTCTGATTGGGTACGGAGCCAGTGCGATCTGTCCTTACATGGCGTTGGAAACTACGCGCCAATGGTGGGGCAAAGCTAAGACTCAAACCCAGATGCAAACTGGCAAAATCAAGTCTTTGACAATTACCCAAGTCCAAGACAGCTACCGCAAGGCAGTCGAAGGTGGCTTGTTAAAGATTCTCTCGAAAATGGGAATTTCGCTGCTGTCTAGCTATAGTGGTGCACAAATTTTTGAAGCGATCGGTATTAGCGCAGAAGTGATCGAGACTTCCTTTAAGGGAACGGTTTCCCGCGTCGGTGGTGTCAATTTTGCAGATATCGCTTCAGAATTGCTCAACTTCCATTCTCAAGCCTTCCCTGAATTGAAACAGAAGAAGCTAGAGAACTATGGCTTTGTGCAGTATCGCCCCACGGGTGAATACCACATGAATAGCCCTGAAATGGCTAAGGCATTACATAAAGCGGTGGCTGGTAATGGTTATGACCATTATGAGGTTTATCGAACTCAGCTACAAAATCGCACTCCTACGGCATTGCGTGACCTACTCGAATTTAAGAGCGATCGCCCTAGCATTCCCCTCGAAGAAGTAGAAGATGTTTCTGAAATCCTGAAACGCTTCTGTACGGGAGCCATGTCCCTTGGAGCCTTGAGCCGAGAAGCCCACGAAGTATTAGCGATCGCCATGAATCGTGTCGGCGGCAAATCGAATTGTGGTGAAGGCGGCGAAGATCCGATCCGTTATCTCCCAATCAACGATGTGGATGCCAATGGTATTTCGGCAACATTCCCCCACCTCAAGGGCTTGAAGAATGGCGATACGGCAAACTCAGCAATCAAACAAATTGCATCGGGACGTTTTGGTGTCACTCCTTCATACTTAGTTAGTTCCAATCAATTAGAAATCAAGATGGCGCAAGGTGCAAAACCGGGAGAAGGTGGGCAGCTTCCCGGACCTAAGGTCAGTAGCTATATTGCGATGTTGCGAAACTCTAAGTCAGGAGTCTCCCTGATCTCACCTCCTCCCCACCATGACATCTATTCCATCGAAGATCTTGCACAGCTAATTTACGATCTACATCAGATCAATCCCACTGCTAAGGTTTCCGTAAAGCTAGTATCGGAGATTGGCATCGGCACGATCGCTGCAGGTGTGGCTAAAGCTAATGCGGACATCATCCAAATCTCTGGCTACGATGGTGGTACAGGCGCATCACCCTTGAGCTCGATTAAGCACGCTGGCTCGCCTTGGGAACTAGGCTTAGCGGAAGTACATACATCGCTAATGGTGAACAAATTGCGCGATCGCGTATTGTTACGTGTAGATGGTGGCTTTAAAACTGGTTGGGATGTAGCGATCGCTGCGCTCCTTGGTGGTGAAGAATACGGATTTGGTACGGCGGCGATGATTGCCGAGGGTTGCATCATGGCTCGCGTTTGCCACACAAACAAATGTCCCGTTGGCGTAACTTCCCAATTGGAACAGTTCCGTAAGCGCTTCCCCGGTACTCCTGAACATGTTGTCAATTTCCTCTATTTCGTTGCTGAAGAAGTGCGCCAAATCCTTGCTAAACTTGGTTATAAATCCCTCAAAGAGATCATCGGACGTTCTGATCTCCTCGCTAAGCGACAGGACTTGAAACTGGCAAAACTCGATCTCAACCAAGTTGATCTCGGCTGTTTGATTAATCTGCCTGATACAAAGAGCGATCGCAGTTGGTTAGAGCATTCTCCCACTTCCCATAGCAACGGTGCGGTGCTTGATGACGAAATCCTAGCGGATCTCGAAGTACAGCAAGCGATCGCTAATCAAACTGACCTCAACAAAACCTACAAGATTGTCAATACCGATCGCTCCGTCGGTGCAAGGGTATCAGGAGCGATCGCCAAGAAATACGGTAATTCTGGTCTGGCAAGTCACCTCAATCTCGAATTTGTTGGTGCAGCAGGTCAGAGCTTTGGTGCATTCAACATCAATGGCGTAAATCTTTCAGTCATCGGTGAAGCCAACGACTACATCGGTAAAGGCATCAACGGCGGTACGATTAGCATCAAGCCTAGCCCTGAAAGCACCTTCAATCCTGCCGATAATTCCATCGTCGGGAATACCTGTCTCTATGGCGCAACAGGTGGCTATCTATTCGTAAATGGACGTGCTGGCGAACGCTTTGGTGTCCGTAACTCTGGAGCAAAGGCAGTTGTAGAAGGCACAGGCGATCACTGTTGCGAATATATGACTGGCGGCGTAATCGTGGTTCTCGGAACTACAGGACGTAACGTTGGAGCAGGTATGACAGGTGGTATTGCCTACTTCCTCGATATCGACGGTAAGTTCAAAGAGCGCCTCAGCCAAGAAGTTCTCAAAGTCCAAAGAGTTAGCACCGCCGCAGGTGAAAATCAACTTAAGGAATTGATTCAATCAAGCTATGAGCATACGGGTAGTTCTAGAGCTAAGGAAATTCTCGATAACTGGTCAACCTATTTGCCTAAGTTCTGGCAAGTTATCCCTCCTTCAGAACAAAATAGCCCAGAGGCAACGGATGTAGTTCCTGTAGCAGCAACGGTCTAATTTATTTCAATAACAAAACCCAGAAGGGAATTGCGGCGCGAAGCACCGCAATTCCCTTCTGGGTTTAACTACTTGTTGGCGCATATCCCTGAGATAAATTATGGAAAATCTCCAAGCGCGATTAATTCAATATTTGGAAAAAATTGTCATCGAGCGAAATCCCTACTACGCCTCGGCTGGGCATTTATTCGCACGAGAATATATCCGATCGCATTTTGCTAAATTCGGTGAAGTAATCACCCATGAGTTTGAAGTCAATGGCAATAAACATCAAAATTTGATTTTACAAATTGCGCCTAAAGATGGCAAACAGCGATCGCCTTTGATTATTGGCGCACATTACGATACGGTTGCTGCTTGTGTGGGCGCAGATGACAATGGCTCAGGGGTGGCAGTACTTCTAGAACTGGCGGAATCTCTATCTAAAAATCCAATTAAATATCCCGTTCAGTTAATAGCCTTTGATATGGAGGAATATGGCTTGTCGGGAAGTCGCGCCTATGCAGCAAAACTTAAGAGTGACAAGCAAAAACTCCGCCTGATGATTTCCTTAGAGATGCTAGGCTATTGCGATCGCCAGCCCAATTCACAACATTATCCCGCAGGTTTAGATAAGTTCTATCCCAATACTGGCGACTTCATTGGCTTAATTGGCAGCATTCCTACAATTCCCGATCTGATCCATTTTCAACATCATATGAAACCAGTCGTTCCCTGTGAATGGCTCCCCGCAGGTTGGCGTGGTTTAGCAATACCTGACACTCGCCGTAGTGATCATGCGCCGTTTTGGGATGCTGGTTACAAAGCGCTGATGATTACTGATACTGCCGATATGCGAAATCCTTACTATCACAAAAGTAGCGATCGCCTAGAGACTCTCGATTTAGAATTTCTCACTAATGTTTGCCAAGGCTTAATCACAGGAATAGTGAATCTATGTTAAAACCCAAGAAGAGAATTGCGGTGCGAAGCGCCGCAATTCTCTTCTTGGGTTTTATGTCCCATGCGGGAGTTGATATATAATCAAGTTAGCTATTTACAAATCTTAAAGATTATTTATGAGTGAAGTTAACAACCCTCTTTTAATTGGCAAAGGGCTACCACCATTTCCAGATATCAAGCCTGAACATGTCATTCCTGCAATTACCCAATTGCTTGCAGAAACTAGCGCAGGACTAACCCATCTCGAAGCTAATGTTGAGCCTACGTGGTCAGGACTAGTCGAGCCGCTAGAACGTCTTACTGAGCGAATTGGCTGGGCATGGGGTGCGATCGAGCATTTACTTAGTGTTAAAAACAGTGCCGAATTGCGCGAGGCTCACAAAGTTGTGCAACCCAAGGTTATTGAATTCTTTAACCGCTTTAGCCAGAGCCAGCCAGTCTATAAAGCTTATAAAGCAATCTATGGCTCATCGGCATGGGATAGCCTTGAACCTGCCCAAAAACGCATCGTCGAAGCTGCCATCCGTGATGCCGAACTTTCGGGCGTTGGTTTAGAAGGTGAAGCCAAAGAGAAGTTCAATGCGATCCAAATGGAACTCGCCGAACTCTCTACCAACTTCTCAAATCATGTTCTAGATGCCACCAAAGCCTTTAGCATGACTCTAACCTTGCCCGAAGAGATTGACGGGTTACCTCCTAGTCTATTGGCTCAAGCTGCTCAGGCGGCAAGACTTGATGGTGACGACAAAGCCACCCCTGAAAATGGACCTTGGTGCATTACCCTCGACTATCCTAGCTATGTTCCCTTTATGCAGCATAGTCGTCGTCGTGATTTACGTGAGAAACTCTATCGCGCTTTTGTCAGCCGTGCCGCCAGTGGTGAGTTTGATAATTCGCCATTGATTGATCGCATTCTCGAATTGCGTCAACAAAAGGCAAACTTGCTCGGCTATCCCACCTATGCGGAATTAAGTCTCGCTCGGAAGATGGCTCCCAATGTTGATGCTGTTGAGAAATTGCTAGAAGAATTGCGCCAGTCAAGTTACACTGCCGCCGTTGCAGAATTTGCCGAATTAAAGGAATTTGCTAAATCTCAAGGTGAAATGGAAGAACTGAAGCATTGGGATACTGCTTACTGGGCAGAACGTCAACGCGAAACCAAGTTCAACTTTACTGTTGAAGAATTGCGTCCCTATTTCCCCTTGCCAAAAGTCCTCGAAGGTCTCTTTGCCCTTGTCAATCGCTTATTTGGAGTAACTGTCGTTCCTGCGGATGGCAAGGCTCCCATTTGGCATGAAAGCGTCCGCTTCTTTGAAATTCAAGATGAGCAGAATCAAGCGATCGCCTATTTCTACCTTGACCCCTACAGTCGTCCTGCCGAAAAGCGTGGTGGTGCATGGATGAATGACTGCATCGGACGTGCCAAGGTAATCGAAGATGGCAAACCAATCACCCGTTTACCCGTTGCCTACCTCATTTGCAACCAGTCTCCCCCCGTTGATGGCAAACCTAGCCTGATGACCTTTGGTGAAGTGGAAACTCTCTTCCATGAGTTTGGACATGGCTTGCAGCATATGCTCACTAAGGTTGACTATTCGGGTGCTTCGGGTATCAACAATGTCGAATGGGATGCAGTAGAATTGCCCAGTCAATTCATGGAAAACTGGTGCTACGATCGCGCTACCTTGTTTGGCATGGCAAAGCATTATGAAACAGGCGAAACTCTGCCTGAATCCTATTACCAAAAACTCGTTGATTCCAAAAACTACATGAGTGGTTCAGGAATGTTGCGCCAGTTGCATTTCAGCCTCGTGGATATAGAACTTCATCATCGCTATCAAGTCGGTGGTGGCGAAACTCCCCTTCAAGTGCGATCGCGCCTTGCGGAAACCACAATGATCATCCCACCCCTGCCTGAAGATAACTTCCTCTGCTCCTTTGGGCATATTTTCGCAGGTGGCTATGCCGCAGGTTACTACAGCTACAAGTGGGCGGAAGTCCTCAGTGCCGATGCCTTTGCCGCCTTTGAGGAAGCTGGTCTAGAAAATGAAGATGCGATCGCTTCGACTGGCAGACTCTATCGCGATACAGTTTTGGCTCTTGGTGGTAGTAAACATCCGATGGAAGTCTTCAAAACCTTCCGAGGACGCGAACCCAGCACAGCTCCTTTATTGCGTCATAGTGGTTTAGCCAAGGTCTAATTTACAATAAAGGCGTTGCATTGCAACGCCTTTATTGTAAATCGATATTATGCTTACAGTTATTTTATTAATCTGTTCTAATGTGTTCATGACCCTTGCATGGTATGGGCATCTAAAATTTTTTCAAAATCAATCTCTGTTATTTGTAATTTTGGCGAGTTGGGGAATTGCCTTTTTTGAATATTGTTTTCAAGTTCCTGCAAATCGATTTGGCTATGGAGAATTCACCGCTACACAATTAAAACTGATCCAAGAAGCAATCTCAATTCTTACCTTCATTGCTTTTGCCATAATTGTTTTGGGTGAGAGTATGAAATGGAATTATGTTGTTGCATTTGGGCTAATGATGTTGGCGGTATGGTTTGCAGTTGCGATTAAGTAAATATGTTTAGATGCAGTGCTTTGTAGTCAATATACTCAAATCAGATCAGACTCCTGAAATTCTGCATAAATTGCACAACGGTTAGCTGCCGCAAATTCTGCACTATCGGCAAGAGCTTCTGCTAGGTATACTTTTAATTCATCAGCAATTTTTTGCCATTCTTGATTATCAGAGTTTTCAATAGCTGAACTCAAAATTTTGCTTAGTTCGCGTAAACTATTTAGCTTTTGTCGCCTAGATTCAGTCAGATCCTCTGAGTTCAGATCTAAGTAATCAATCGTGATTTTTCCTTTGGGATTTCCATCGATCGCATAGGCGTACTCAGCTCGAAAACCAATGAATTCTTGGGGATCTTCTTTGCCACAATCAATAAACAGAGGATTTTCTTTGGTAATACGTTGGTTGTGGTTTGTTGCCCGTTTAGTTGGGTCTTGTAGAGGAAATAGATTTTTCTTATGCCTTGAGTTACAG from Pseudanabaena sp. Chao 1811 encodes the following:
- a CDS encoding response regulator, which produces MSRPELEPIECDREPIHLSGHIQPHGILIVLQEPDLKILQISANVDSYFGFTPESLLGKNLSALFSKTQTKRIFEYSQQENLDVNNPFELKVRINHAEQKSTFHFQKFHGILHRNKSNILILELEPYVNASRSHSSHSHKSIEIYHLLQGFMARMRQINTLAEFAQLLAAKVREINGFDRVMVYQFDPITQVGIVIAEDKEPQLDSYLGLHYPASDIPQKARQIFAQNWVRFIPDVSYQNVPIIPSNHPITGEPLDLTYAGLRSVAAGHIEYLENMEVSGAMSISIRNEHRLWGLIACHNYTPKYIDYKTRKACEFFGQFASIELLRQQEIETTRYQVHVKSIQEELCQAFSGELGFVQQVLEHNRNKLLDLVCAQGAAILLDDRLTLVGKTPSRHQVKALINWFIQQNPQPPEIFVTNALPDIYPQASQMIDSASGIAIASIVIKQKCHHIIWFRPEQFQTVNWAGASRNPISITENGERRYTPRQSFKLWIETVRYKSLPWQPLEIEAALEMRRILMQAILDSAQLVLDRNAELEKTVTEAEIANRAKSEFIAKMSHELRTPLTAILGFTHLISRDHSLVKTHKEHLDIISRSGEHLLSLINDVLEISKIESGQVDLTESSFDLYRLLYSIRDMFAVKASNKGIDLYLDIAPKVPQYVYGDAAKLRQILLNIVGNAIKFTLAGYVLMQVSAEPILPNLDDIAINPQVWKLSFEVEDTGSGISDDDLKIIFDTFKQTVQGRFLQGSGLGLSISRQFARLMAGDVTVRSKFGKGSIFLCQVQLVEVEANVVTNLKEPQLVISLKSGQPNYRILIVEDVLEIRQLLVNLLESIGLDVYAAENGQEAIAIYQECLPHLIWMDICMPIMDGYEATRQIRAMPAGQNTKIIALTASAFEADRLASLNAGCDDFVAKPFTEATVFEKIADFLGLEYIYAETLPLNQYGTSQPSNLVKPLQKNELEDLGEEFLKSLHQAALLLDEETLYELISHIPPDHKSIAQSITMMVNNLQFESILELTQT
- a CDS encoding EVE domain-containing protein, which gives rise to MAYWLLKSEPHVYSYADLERDRQTIWDGVNNNLALKHIRTMQPKDLALIYHTGDERRAMGIAEVISLPYVDPKLDDPKRAVVDVKAVRSLPQPVTLAQIKQDPDFEGFDLIRISRLSVVPVSESHWQKILKLSEP
- the gltB gene encoding glutamate synthase large subunit, with product MEVSRVNTSQSNQSGQSGTANLIQGPSWLVEERDACGVGFIADKEGRASHKILSNALKALTCMEHRGGCSADQDSGDGAGIMTAIPWALLQKEIPEIDPAHTAVGMFFFPQEGDRTATCREITERIAEEEGLKLLKWRVVPVNPEVLGIQARENQPHIEQAAFIADADHQNTDQLERAIYITRRRIKLEIEKLFPTGGSNFYIASLSNTTIIYKGMVRSAILDAFYADLQNPDYVSAYAIYHRRFSTNTLPKWPLAQPMRFLGHNGEINTMQGNTNWFLARQGDLSHPNWVDAKGDRIKDLLPVLKPNESDSATLDHVFELLIETGHSPLEAIMILVPEAYENQPDLSDRPEIVDFYEYYSGLQEAWDGPALLAFSDGKIVGAALDRNGLRPARYVITNDGMVIVSSEAGTVDIPEADIVEKGRLGPGQTIAVDLQTHEILHNWDIKQRVATVHPYGEWIKQYRKNLEAKPFAESPALDEQTVLTHQTAFGYTLEDVEMVIEAMAQDGKEPVFCMGDDVPLAFLSQRPHLLYDYFKQRFAQVTNPPIDPLREGTVMSLSMYLGERANLLLATPEAANQIKISSPVINETELEELQNFGFDNAKLDMLFPVAAGANGLKDAIAKLTNSAVAAVRSGAKLLILSDRNLSAENAYIPPLLAVGAVHHRLCAEGIRMKASIVVDTAQCWSTHHFACLIGYGASAICPYMALETTRQWWGKAKTQTQMQTGKIKSLTITQVQDSYRKAVEGGLLKILSKMGISLLSSYSGAQIFEAIGISAEVIETSFKGTVSRVGGVNFADIASELLNFHSQAFPELKQKKLENYGFVQYRPTGEYHMNSPEMAKALHKAVAGNGYDHYEVYRTQLQNRTPTALRDLLEFKSDRPSIPLEEVEDVSEILKRFCTGAMSLGALSREAHEVLAIAMNRVGGKSNCGEGGEDPIRYLPINDVDANGISATFPHLKGLKNGDTANSAIKQIASGRFGVTPSYLVSSNQLEIKMAQGAKPGEGGQLPGPKVSSYIAMLRNSKSGVSLISPPPHHDIYSIEDLAQLIYDLHQINPTAKVSVKLVSEIGIGTIAAGVAKANADIIQISGYDGGTGASPLSSIKHAGSPWELGLAEVHTSLMVNKLRDRVLLRVDGGFKTGWDVAIAALLGGEEYGFGTAAMIAEGCIMARVCHTNKCPVGVTSQLEQFRKRFPGTPEHVVNFLYFVAEEVRQILAKLGYKSLKEIIGRSDLLAKRQDLKLAKLDLNQVDLGCLINLPDTKSDRSWLEHSPTSHSNGAVLDDEILADLEVQQAIANQTDLNKTYKIVNTDRSVGARVSGAIAKKYGNSGLASHLNLEFVGAAGQSFGAFNINGVNLSVIGEANDYIGKGINGGTISIKPSPESTFNPADNSIVGNTCLYGATGGYLFVNGRAGERFGVRNSGAKAVVEGTGDHCCEYMTGGVIVVLGTTGRNVGAGMTGGIAYFLDIDGKFKERLSQEVLKVQRVSTAAGENQLKELIQSSYEHTGSSRAKEILDNWSTYLPKFWQVIPPSEQNSPEATDVVPVAATV
- a CDS encoding M28 family peptidase, whose amino-acid sequence is MENLQARLIQYLEKIVIERNPYYASAGHLFAREYIRSHFAKFGEVITHEFEVNGNKHQNLILQIAPKDGKQRSPLIIGAHYDTVAACVGADDNGSGVAVLLELAESLSKNPIKYPVQLIAFDMEEYGLSGSRAYAAKLKSDKQKLRLMISLEMLGYCDRQPNSQHYPAGLDKFYPNTGDFIGLIGSIPTIPDLIHFQHHMKPVVPCEWLPAGWRGLAIPDTRRSDHAPFWDAGYKALMITDTADMRNPYYHKSSDRLETLDLEFLTNVCQGLITGIVNLC
- a CDS encoding M3 family metallopeptidase — encoded protein: MSEVNNPLLIGKGLPPFPDIKPEHVIPAITQLLAETSAGLTHLEANVEPTWSGLVEPLERLTERIGWAWGAIEHLLSVKNSAELREAHKVVQPKVIEFFNRFSQSQPVYKAYKAIYGSSAWDSLEPAQKRIVEAAIRDAELSGVGLEGEAKEKFNAIQMELAELSTNFSNHVLDATKAFSMTLTLPEEIDGLPPSLLAQAAQAARLDGDDKATPENGPWCITLDYPSYVPFMQHSRRRDLREKLYRAFVSRAASGEFDNSPLIDRILELRQQKANLLGYPTYAELSLARKMAPNVDAVEKLLEELRQSSYTAAVAEFAELKEFAKSQGEMEELKHWDTAYWAERQRETKFNFTVEELRPYFPLPKVLEGLFALVNRLFGVTVVPADGKAPIWHESVRFFEIQDEQNQAIAYFYLDPYSRPAEKRGGAWMNDCIGRAKVIEDGKPITRLPVAYLICNQSPPVDGKPSLMTFGEVETLFHEFGHGLQHMLTKVDYSGASGINNVEWDAVELPSQFMENWCYDRATLFGMAKHYETGETLPESYYQKLVDSKNYMSGSGMLRQLHFSLVDIELHHRYQVGGGETPLQVRSRLAETTMIIPPLPEDNFLCSFGHIFAGGYAAGYYSYKWAEVLSADAFAAFEEAGLENEDAIASTGRLYRDTVLALGGSKHPMEVFKTFRGREPSTAPLLRHSGLAKV
- a CDS encoding DMT family protein, which produces MLTVILLICSNVFMTLAWYGHLKFFQNQSLLFVILASWGIAFFEYCFQVPANRFGYGEFTATQLKLIQEAISILTFIAFAIIVLGESMKWNYVVAFGLMMLAVWFAVAIK